A DNA window from Candidatus Hydrogenedentota bacterium contains the following coding sequences:
- the thiS gene encoding sulfur carrier protein ThiS produces the protein MQTLAVTVNGERREAPAGATVLSLLESLALDPAHVVVERNGEILRREDFSATPLAEDDALEVIRFVGGG, from the coding sequence ATGCAGACCCTCGCCGTCACGGTGAACGGGGAGCGCCGGGAGGCGCCTGCGGGCGCGACCGTGCTCTCGCTTCTGGAGTCCCTGGCGCTGGACCCGGCCCATGTGGTCGTCGAGCGCAACGGGGAAATCCTGCGGCGGGAGGATTTCTCCGCCACCCCCCTCGCGGAGGACGACGCCCTCGAGGTGATCCGCTTTGTGGGGGGCGGGTGA
- the dnaG gene encoding DNA primase — protein MRAAVDIVEVIGARISLNPSGGERYKALSPFTNEKTPSFIVSRDRQMFHCFSSGRGGDVISFLMEFEGLSFAEALRKLADQAGIPLAPASEQDDREEYLRTQLLELGRFAADFYKRLLAEPLAGAPGRDYLAKRALKPETVAKFGLGYAPDQWDTLVSAALKRQFKNYVLEASGLFRRGESGGRGLYDFFRNRVIFPIRDISGNVVAFGGRDLGQSPAKYINSPETAVYKKSKVLYGLHEAREGIRAEKCAVLVEGYFDLLRCFDAGITNVVATCGTALTEQQAALIRRYAPKVVLVYDGDAAGVKAALRGSGVLTAAGLEVTALALPDNKDPDDFIRADGADRFREMVKNAPDFVAFYARMNRDRAVTVEGRTEVARELFEMIRHVTDRMKVDGYLNEIERALGLQPWSSRREFERVAAERERGPAAAASGGRTAAAPAERPALHRDDVEFLAAVLAHPALLRRAAEACAGLTLPESPFTEALRALFAAGGATPAAADGLESDTAKALWSGAMVDEPPAADRAEEVVTQRVTSLVRDAIRRESEGLLAEIARADRDKDWSALRRLQQRKIELDRRRDGLPAA, from the coding sequence GTGCGCGCAGCGGTGGACATTGTGGAGGTTATCGGCGCGCGCATTTCGCTGAACCCGTCGGGCGGGGAGCGCTACAAGGCCCTTTCCCCGTTCACCAACGAGAAGACGCCGTCCTTCATCGTGAGCCGCGACCGCCAGATGTTTCACTGTTTCAGCAGCGGGCGGGGCGGGGACGTGATCAGCTTCCTGATGGAGTTTGAGGGGCTGAGCTTTGCGGAGGCCCTGCGCAAACTGGCGGACCAGGCGGGCATCCCGCTGGCCCCGGCATCGGAGCAGGACGACCGGGAGGAATACCTGCGGACGCAGCTGCTGGAGCTGGGCCGCTTTGCGGCGGATTTCTACAAGCGGCTGCTCGCGGAGCCGCTGGCGGGCGCGCCGGGCAGGGACTATCTGGCGAAGCGCGCGTTGAAGCCCGAAACCGTGGCCAAGTTCGGCCTGGGCTACGCGCCGGACCAGTGGGACACGCTGGTCTCGGCGGCGCTGAAACGCCAGTTTAAGAATTATGTGCTGGAGGCGTCGGGGCTGTTCCGCCGGGGGGAGTCGGGCGGGCGCGGCCTGTATGACTTCTTCCGAAACCGGGTGATTTTCCCGATCCGGGACATTTCGGGGAACGTGGTCGCCTTCGGCGGGCGGGACCTGGGCCAGAGCCCGGCGAAGTACATCAACTCACCGGAGACGGCGGTCTATAAGAAGAGCAAGGTGCTCTACGGGTTGCATGAGGCGCGGGAGGGCATCCGGGCGGAGAAGTGCGCGGTGCTGGTGGAGGGCTATTTCGACCTGCTGCGCTGCTTTGACGCGGGGATCACGAACGTGGTGGCCACCTGCGGCACGGCGCTGACGGAGCAGCAGGCCGCCCTGATCCGGCGCTACGCGCCAAAGGTGGTGCTGGTGTATGACGGGGACGCGGCGGGGGTGAAGGCGGCGCTGCGGGGCAGCGGGGTGCTGACGGCGGCGGGGCTGGAGGTGACGGCGCTGGCGCTCCCGGACAACAAGGACCCGGACGACTTCATCCGGGCCGACGGGGCGGACCGGTTCCGGGAGATGGTGAAGAATGCGCCGGATTTCGTGGCGTTCTACGCGCGCATGAACCGGGACCGCGCGGTGACGGTGGAGGGGCGCACGGAGGTGGCCCGGGAACTTTTCGAGATGATCCGGCATGTGACGGACCGGATGAAGGTGGACGGCTACCTCAACGAGATCGAGCGGGCGCTGGGCCTCCAGCCCTGGTCGTCGCGGCGCGAGTTTGAGCGGGTGGCGGCGGAGCGGGAGCGCGGCCCGGCGGCCGCGGCTTCGGGCGGGCGCACGGCGGCGGCCCCGGCGGAACGCCCCGCACTACACCGGGACGATGTGGAGTTTCTGGCGGCGGTGCTGGCCCACCCGGCGCTGCTGCGCCGGGCGGCGGAGGCCTGCGCGGGCCTGACCCTGCCGGAATCGCCCTTCACGGAGGCGCTGCGGGCGCTGTTTGCGGCGGGCGGGGCGACCCCGGCGGCCGCCGACGGGCTGGAATCGGACACGGCGAAGGCGCTGTGGTCCGGGGCGATGGTGGACGAGCCGCCGGCCGCGGACCGGGCGGAGGAGGTGGTGACGCAGCGGGTCACATCACTGGTCCGCGACGCGATCCGGCGGGAGTCCGAGGGGCTTCTGGCGGAAATCGCCCGGGCGGACCGGGACAAGGACTGGTCGGCGCTGCGGCGGCTGCAGCAGCGGAAAATAGAGCTTGACCGGCGGCGGGACGGACTTCCCGCGGCCTAA
- the thiE gene encoding thiamine phosphate synthase produces MTHAERMRRFDAADLYVVITEAHCAGRTALEVLDACLEAGVTLVQMREKDRSGKELTALGREFRARTRAAGALLIVDDRVDVALAVDADGVHLGQDDLPLADARRVAPELILGASSHNVEEALAAQEAGASYVNIGPVFATQTKSVPTGVVGPEMIDAIRPHLRVPFTCMGGIKAGNIGRILARGARHCAVVTAVTAAPDPRAAAEELRALIRRHRAGEA; encoded by the coding sequence ATGACCCACGCGGAACGCATGCGGCGCTTCGATGCCGCCGACCTCTATGTCGTCATCACGGAGGCGCACTGCGCCGGACGCACGGCCCTGGAGGTGCTGGACGCCTGCCTCGAAGCCGGGGTCACGCTGGTGCAGATGCGCGAGAAGGACCGCTCCGGAAAGGAGCTGACGGCGCTCGGCCGGGAGTTCCGCGCGCGCACCCGCGCCGCGGGCGCCCTGCTCATCGTGGACGACCGGGTGGATGTCGCGCTGGCCGTGGACGCCGACGGCGTCCACCTCGGCCAGGACGACCTGCCCCTCGCCGACGCGCGGCGCGTCGCCCCGGAGCTCATCTTGGGCGCTTCGAGCCACAACGTGGAGGAGGCGCTGGCCGCCCAGGAGGCGGGGGCCAGCTACGTCAACATCGGCCCCGTTTTCGCCACGCAGACCAAGTCCGTGCCCACGGGCGTGGTGGGGCCGGAGATGATTGACGCCATCCGCCCGCACCTGCGCGTCCCCTTCACCTGCATGGGCGGCATCAAGGCCGGCAACATCGGCCGGATCCTCGCGCGCGGCGCGCGCCATTGCGCCGTCGTCACCGCAGTCACCGCCGCCCCCGACCCCCGCGCCGCCGCCGAGGAACTCCGCGCGCTCATCCGACGTCACCGCGCCGGAGAGGCGTAG
- a CDS encoding pyridoxal phosphate-dependent aminotransferase, translated as MRRDIVHEGATNLKYEIREIVGVAREVRGLGQPVTWENIGDPIEKGEVLAPWIRDILHELLDQPKSFGYCDTAGVPDTRAFLADLVNQREGGAQITPEDLLFFNGVGDAVARVYGFLKREARILGPSPAYSTHSSAEGAHSGYSHVTYDLDPHNGWMPNVDDIRNKVKYNDAIAGILLLSPDNPTGAVYPRGVLDEIVKIAREHDLFIIADEIYAHITYPGQPHLHLSQWVQDVPGIAMRGISKEYPWPGARCGWIEIVNRRRDANFATYAESLLAAKRLEVCSTTLPQMSIPRVFGDPRYKDHLARRAGIFAARAEEAVRAFDGCDAVIVNKPGGAFYLTVMFKDGVLNGRQTLPIENPAVRERIGELVKNVSVDKRFVYYLMGATGIVVVPLSGFQCVHNGFRVTLLESDDEKRAWIFRTLRGAVDQYTGG; from the coding sequence ATGAGAAGAGACATCGTCCACGAGGGCGCGACAAACCTGAAGTACGAGATCCGGGAGATCGTCGGCGTGGCCCGGGAGGTCCGGGGCCTCGGCCAGCCGGTCACCTGGGAGAACATCGGCGACCCGATCGAGAAGGGCGAGGTGCTCGCCCCGTGGATCCGGGACATCCTGCACGAGCTGCTGGACCAGCCGAAGTCTTTCGGCTACTGCGACACGGCGGGGGTGCCCGACACGCGGGCCTTCCTGGCGGACCTGGTGAACCAGCGGGAGGGCGGCGCGCAGATCACGCCGGAGGACCTGCTGTTCTTCAACGGCGTGGGCGACGCCGTGGCGCGGGTGTACGGGTTCCTCAAGCGCGAGGCGCGCATCCTGGGGCCGTCGCCGGCCTACAGCACGCACTCGTCCGCCGAGGGCGCGCACTCGGGCTACAGCCACGTCACCTACGACCTGGACCCGCACAACGGCTGGATGCCGAACGTGGACGACATCCGGAACAAGGTGAAGTACAACGACGCCATCGCGGGCATCCTGCTGCTGTCGCCGGACAACCCGACGGGGGCGGTCTATCCGCGCGGGGTGCTGGACGAGATCGTGAAGATCGCGCGGGAGCACGACCTGTTCATCATCGCGGACGAGATTTACGCGCACATCACCTACCCCGGCCAGCCGCACCTGCACCTGAGCCAGTGGGTGCAGGACGTGCCCGGCATCGCCATGCGCGGCATCAGCAAGGAGTACCCCTGGCCCGGCGCGCGCTGCGGCTGGATCGAGATCGTCAACCGCCGGCGCGACGCCAACTTCGCCACCTACGCGGAGAGCCTGCTGGCGGCCAAGCGCCTGGAGGTCTGCTCAACCACCCTGCCGCAGATGTCCATCCCCCGCGTGTTCGGCGACCCGCGCTACAAGGACCACCTCGCCCGCCGCGCGGGCATCTTCGCCGCGCGCGCCGAGGAGGCCGTCCGCGCCTTCGACGGCTGCGACGCCGTCATCGTCAACAAGCCGGGCGGCGCGTTCTACCTGACCGTCATGTTCAAGGACGGCGTCCTCAACGGGCGGCAGACGCTGCCCATTGAGAACCCCGCCGTGCGGGAGCGCATCGGCGAGCTGGTGAAGAACGTCTCGGTGGACAAGCGCTTCGTCTATTACCTCATGGGCGCCACGGGCATCGTGGTCGTCCCCCTCAGCGGGTTCCAGTGCGTCCACAACGGCTTCCGCGTCACCCTCCTGGAGAGCGACGACGAGAAGCGCGCGTGGATTTTCCGGACCCTGCGCGGGGCGGTGGACCAGTACACGGGCGGATGA
- the pckA gene encoding phosphoenolpyruvate carboxykinase (ATP) encodes MTTPNLEKHGIVPGKVFYNLSYDELFKHETNPELEGLEKGTVTSFGAVSVDTGRFTGRSPQDKYFVDEETSRGNLWWEGPENKGSNNKRLSPEAWEHLKGLVKRQLDGKDLYVVDGFVGTNPDTRIRVRVVAEVAWLAHFSKNMFIRPTAEELAGFEPDWTILNACKTTNPDFAKFGMRSEVFAASNIQERMSLIGGSWYGGEIKKGVFTIMNYFLPLKGVGAFHCSANMGKGGDTALFFGLSGTGKTTLSADPKRALIGDDEHGWDNEGVFNFEGGCYAKVINLSEEKEPDIYHAIRRDALLENVVIREDGSVDFQDGSKTENTRVSYPIQHIDNIVKPVSKGGHPSVVIFLACDAFGILPPVARLSQEQAMYQYLSGYTAKVAGTELGVTEPKATFSSCYGAAFLAVHPTMYADILGEKMERHGTRAYLVNTGWVGGPYGVGSRMDITATRTIIDAILDGSVEKAEFRTMPVFNFDVPVSLNGVDSKVLDPRETWPDKAAYDAGLRKLGQMFVDNFKKFTGTPSGKAVEAFGPKL; translated from the coding sequence ATGACCACCCCGAATCTCGAAAAGCATGGTATCGTGCCCGGAAAGGTCTTCTACAACCTTTCCTACGATGAACTGTTCAAGCACGAGACCAATCCGGAGCTGGAGGGGCTGGAGAAGGGCACCGTCACCAGTTTCGGCGCCGTGTCCGTGGACACGGGCCGTTTCACCGGCCGCTCCCCGCAGGACAAGTACTTCGTGGACGAGGAGACCTCGCGCGGCAACCTGTGGTGGGAAGGCCCGGAGAACAAGGGCTCGAACAACAAGCGCCTGAGCCCGGAGGCGTGGGAGCACCTGAAGGGCCTCGTCAAGAGGCAGCTCGACGGCAAGGACCTGTACGTTGTTGACGGGTTTGTCGGCACCAACCCCGACACGCGCATCCGCGTGCGGGTGGTCGCCGAGGTCGCCTGGCTCGCCCACTTCAGCAAGAACATGTTCATCCGCCCGACGGCGGAGGAACTGGCGGGCTTCGAGCCCGACTGGACGATCCTGAACGCCTGCAAGACCACGAACCCCGACTTCGCGAAGTTTGGGATGCGGTCCGAGGTCTTCGCCGCGTCCAACATCCAGGAGCGCATGTCCCTCATCGGGGGCTCGTGGTACGGCGGCGAGATCAAGAAGGGCGTGTTCACCATCATGAACTACTTCCTGCCCCTGAAGGGCGTGGGCGCCTTCCACTGCTCCGCCAACATGGGCAAGGGCGGCGACACGGCGCTCTTCTTCGGCCTTTCGGGCACGGGGAAGACGACGCTGTCGGCGGACCCGAAGCGCGCGCTCATCGGCGACGACGAGCACGGCTGGGACAACGAGGGTGTCTTCAACTTCGAGGGCGGCTGCTACGCCAAGGTGATCAACCTGTCGGAGGAGAAGGAGCCGGACATCTACCACGCCATCCGCCGCGACGCGCTGCTGGAGAACGTGGTGATCCGGGAAGACGGGTCGGTGGACTTCCAGGACGGCAGCAAGACCGAGAACACCCGCGTCTCCTATCCGATCCAGCACATTGACAACATCGTGAAGCCCGTCTCCAAGGGGGGCCACCCGTCGGTGGTCATCTTCCTTGCCTGCGACGCCTTCGGCATCCTGCCGCCCGTCGCCCGCCTCTCGCAGGAGCAGGCGATGTACCAGTACCTCAGCGGCTACACCGCCAAGGTCGCGGGCACCGAGCTCGGCGTCACGGAGCCCAAGGCCACCTTCTCCAGCTGCTACGGCGCGGCCTTCCTCGCCGTCCACCCCACCATGTACGCCGACATCCTCGGCGAAAAGATGGAGCGCCACGGCACCCGCGCCTACCTCGTGAACACCGGCTGGGTCGGCGGCCCCTACGGCGTCGGCTCCCGCATGGACATCACGGCCACCCGCACCATCATTGACGCCATCCTGGACGGGTCGGTGGAGAAGGCCGAGTTCCGCACGATGCCCGTCTTCAATTTCGACGTGCCGGTGTCCCTGAACGGCGTGGACAGCAAGGTTCTCGACCCGCGCGAGACCTGGCCGGACAAGGCGGCCTACGACGCGGGCCTGCGCAAGCTGGGCCAGATGTTCGTGGACAACTTCAAGAAGTTCACGGGCACCCCGAGCGGGAAGGCGGTCGAGGCTTTCGGCCCGAAACTCTGA
- the rpoD gene encoding RNA polymerase sigma factor RpoD, which yields MYLREMGRVPLLTKDQEVAIAKRIEAAETELIEVILGTPYTVKEVQMLAARILAGRLNFVNITDEEEPRFHHRFVKDLPVFMEQIGDLEADIESQEKRLRRSNLSAKSMENIEERIREFRDKQGGIIREFRLKPREIMKIGRRIKGLKRRILNATLEIDTITRKIGLSAEDIHKISAQARRRPRILPEMGIDKGDLAEAERRLNVAQRKIDQIGKDSHLDPAQINELIDVIAKKEDKIYQAKMELVEANLRLVVSIGKKYTNRGMSFLDLIQEGNIGLMKAVDKFEYQRGYKFSTYATWWIRQAITRSIADQARTIRIPVHMIESINKLMRTQRKLVQTYGREPTADEIAHAMEMTTDKVRGILKIAQEAISIETPIGDEGDSSFGDFIPDVTAENPANNTAFEVFKERLTEVLHTLTERERMVIILRFGIGDGYPRTLEEVGSVFNVTRERVRQIEAKAIRKLRHHTRAQKLMPFLDWSLRHS from the coding sequence ATGTACCTGCGCGAAATGGGCCGGGTGCCCCTGCTGACAAAGGACCAGGAGGTCGCGATCGCGAAGCGGATCGAGGCGGCGGAGACGGAGCTGATCGAGGTGATCCTGGGCACGCCGTACACGGTGAAGGAGGTGCAGATGCTCGCGGCGCGCATCCTGGCGGGCCGCCTGAACTTTGTGAACATCACGGACGAGGAGGAGCCCCGGTTCCACCACCGCTTCGTGAAGGACCTGCCGGTGTTCATGGAGCAGATCGGCGACCTGGAGGCGGACATCGAGTCGCAGGAGAAGCGGCTGCGCCGGTCCAACCTGTCAGCGAAAAGCATGGAGAACATCGAGGAGCGCATCCGGGAGTTCCGCGACAAGCAGGGCGGCATCATCCGCGAGTTCCGGCTGAAGCCGCGCGAGATCATGAAGATCGGGCGGCGGATCAAGGGGCTCAAGCGCCGCATCCTGAACGCTACGCTGGAGATTGACACGATCACGCGCAAGATCGGCCTGAGCGCCGAGGATATCCACAAAATCAGCGCGCAGGCGCGCAGGCGCCCCCGCATCCTGCCGGAGATGGGCATTGACAAGGGCGACCTGGCCGAGGCGGAGCGCCGCCTGAACGTGGCCCAGCGCAAGATAGACCAGATCGGGAAGGACTCGCACCTGGACCCGGCGCAGATCAACGAGCTGATTGACGTCATCGCGAAGAAGGAGGACAAGATCTACCAGGCGAAGATGGAGCTGGTGGAGGCCAACCTCCGGCTGGTCGTGAGCATCGGCAAGAAGTACACGAACCGCGGCATGTCCTTCCTCGACCTGATCCAGGAGGGGAACATCGGCCTGATGAAGGCGGTGGACAAGTTCGAGTACCAGCGGGGCTACAAGTTCAGCACCTACGCGACGTGGTGGATCCGGCAGGCGATCACGCGGTCCATCGCGGACCAGGCGCGCACGATCCGCATCCCGGTCCACATGATCGAGTCCATCAACAAGCTGATGCGGACCCAGCGCAAGCTGGTGCAGACCTACGGCCGCGAGCCCACGGCGGACGAGATCGCGCACGCCATGGAGATGACGACGGACAAGGTGCGCGGCATCCTCAAGATCGCGCAGGAGGCCATCAGCATCGAGACGCCCATCGGCGACGAGGGCGACTCCAGCTTCGGCGACTTCATCCCCGACGTGACGGCGGAGAACCCGGCGAACAACACGGCCTTCGAGGTGTTCAAGGAGCGCCTGACCGAGGTGCTGCACACGCTCACGGAGCGCGAGCGCATGGTGATCATCCTGCGCTTCGGCATCGGCGACGGGTACCCCCGCACGCTGGAGGAGGTCGGCAGCGTGTTCAACGTGACCCGCGAGCGCGTCCGCCAGATCGAGGCGAAGGCCATCCGCAAACTGCGCCACCACACGCGGGCGCAGAAGCTCATGCCCTTCCTCGACTGGAGCCTGCGCCACTCCTGA
- a CDS encoding aldo/keto reductase: protein MNDMDRRGFLKGTAGALAAAAMMPGARGEAAALPRPTDMRTLGKTGISCTYLGVGTGVRGSAPGITSQSMAMSGSEYVGMLEHAYRQGIRYFDMADRYGSHHYMSEAMRRSIPRDEVMLLSKVWSREPEAVRRDLERMRGELSTDRIDVVLMHCVRNGEENWPETLRGAMDVLAEAKAKGHIRAHGLSCHSLQALERVPDEPWVDVVLARINPFGVNMDGPPEAVAGILRRVRAAGKGLLGMKILGEGKPEVVAKMEESFRFAAEIGVDAMTIGFIGTAQMDEVMGRMAPSA, encoded by the coding sequence ATGAACGACATGGACCGGCGCGGCTTTCTGAAGGGGACGGCGGGGGCGCTGGCGGCGGCGGCGATGATGCCCGGCGCGCGCGGCGAGGCGGCGGCCCTCCCCAGGCCGACCGACATGCGGACCCTGGGAAAGACCGGCATCTCCTGCACCTATCTCGGCGTGGGCACCGGCGTGCGCGGCAGCGCGCCCGGCATCACGTCGCAGAGCATGGCCATGAGCGGCTCGGAGTATGTGGGCATGCTGGAGCACGCCTACCGGCAGGGCATCCGCTACTTTGACATGGCCGACCGCTACGGGTCGCACCACTACATGAGCGAGGCCATGCGGCGGTCCATCCCGCGCGACGAGGTCATGCTCCTGAGCAAGGTGTGGTCCCGCGAGCCGGAGGCCGTCCGCCGCGACCTCGAGCGCATGCGCGGCGAGCTGTCCACCGACCGCATTGACGTCGTGCTCATGCACTGTGTCCGCAACGGCGAGGAGAACTGGCCGGAGACCCTGCGCGGCGCGATGGACGTGCTGGCGGAGGCCAAGGCGAAGGGCCACATCCGCGCCCACGGCCTGTCCTGCCACAGCCTCCAGGCCCTCGAGCGCGTGCCCGACGAGCCGTGGGTGGACGTGGTTCTCGCCCGGATCAACCCCTTCGGTGTCAACATGGACGGCCCCCCGGAGGCCGTGGCGGGCATCCTGAGGCGCGTGCGCGCGGCGGGCAAGGGCCTCCTCGGCATGAAGATCCTCGGCGAGGGCAAGCCCGAGGTCGTCGCGAAGATGGAGGAGTCCTTCCGCTTCGCGGCGGAGATCGGCGTGGACGCCATGACCATCGGCTTCATCGGCACGGCGCAGATGGACGAGGTGATGGGGCGCATGGCGCCGTCCGCCTGA
- a CDS encoding radical SAM protein, with protein MPADVTIILMPKWDSREPSCATAYVCQTARSLGCRVQYLDYNIRLFDLCRRLGLGEFWTESRYHQAWLQGDMRFLSAFLDVEEIEGDVVGFSLTATNRELTLMMARRVRERFPRKKILFGGYAVYYESDLHGIDPSLADAICKGEGEHTLRDVLARGCQNLEEVPGLYLPHGDGWRLTSPRPLADNLDEIPWPTFEETDLPLYEVPDLPLMGSRGCIGRCVFCNDRHRTPGFRTRSAAHQVDELAWLKERYDTDFFIYNDPLMNGSVQALEAKADEILRRGIDVKYGGNLMAHRGMRPELFRKLRRSGLTVAIVGLESGCTHTLRRMNKYHTAESGAAFIRACHDAGIRTELNIILGFPPETEEHFQETLRFMRDNRDWIDCVVSATTFQVGNSDMWWRRNEFDIEMADGAPTFDWRTRDGRNTFEMRVDRLRRFTDEMTELGLVPGRTDMELEQKSPETGRRFLKAYAAALGEDSPLTDGERRDASGKRRRARAEIRRVELLKACRNLGVLDQLLWIKGAIRGGGAR; from the coding sequence ATGCCCGCCGATGTGACCATCATCCTGATGCCGAAATGGGACTCGCGGGAGCCGTCCTGCGCCACGGCCTATGTCTGCCAGACCGCGCGCTCCCTCGGCTGCCGCGTCCAGTATCTGGACTACAACATCCGCCTCTTCGACCTGTGCCGCCGCCTTGGCCTGGGCGAGTTCTGGACCGAGTCGCGCTACCACCAGGCCTGGCTCCAGGGGGACATGCGCTTCCTGTCGGCCTTCCTGGACGTGGAGGAGATCGAGGGGGACGTGGTCGGCTTCTCGCTGACCGCCACAAACCGGGAACTCACCCTGATGATGGCGCGGCGCGTACGCGAGCGCTTCCCCCGCAAGAAGATTCTCTTCGGCGGCTATGCCGTGTACTACGAGAGCGACCTGCACGGCATTGACCCGTCCCTCGCCGACGCCATCTGCAAGGGGGAGGGGGAGCACACGCTGCGGGACGTCCTGGCCCGGGGATGCCAGAACCTGGAGGAGGTGCCCGGGCTCTACCTGCCCCACGGCGACGGCTGGCGGCTCACGTCCCCCCGGCCCCTCGCCGACAATCTGGACGAGATTCCCTGGCCGACCTTTGAGGAGACGGACCTGCCGCTCTACGAGGTGCCCGACCTGCCCCTCATGGGCAGCCGCGGGTGCATCGGCCGCTGCGTCTTCTGCAATGACCGCCACCGCACGCCCGGGTTCCGCACCCGGTCCGCCGCCCACCAGGTGGACGAGCTTGCCTGGCTCAAGGAGCGCTATGACACCGACTTCTTCATCTACAACGACCCCCTGATGAACGGGAGCGTCCAGGCGCTGGAGGCGAAGGCCGACGAGATTCTGCGCCGCGGGATTGACGTCAAGTACGGCGGCAACCTCATGGCGCACCGCGGCATGAGGCCCGAGCTCTTCCGGAAACTGCGCCGGTCCGGGCTCACCGTGGCCATTGTGGGCCTCGAAAGCGGCTGCACCCACACCCTGCGCCGCATGAACAAGTACCACACGGCGGAGAGCGGCGCCGCCTTCATCCGCGCGTGCCACGACGCCGGCATCCGCACCGAGCTCAACATCATCCTCGGCTTCCCCCCGGAGACGGAGGAGCATTTCCAGGAGACCCTGCGCTTCATGCGCGACAACCGGGACTGGATTGACTGCGTTGTCAGCGCCACCACCTTCCAGGTGGGGAACTCCGACATGTGGTGGCGCAGGAACGAGTTCGACATCGAGATGGCCGACGGCGCCCCCACCTTCGACTGGCGCACCCGGGACGGGCGCAACACCTTCGAGATGCGCGTGGACCGGCTCCGCCGGTTCACCGATGAGATGACGGAGCTGGGACTGGTCCCCGGCCGCACCGACATGGAGCTTGAGCAGAAGAGCCCCGAGACGGGCCGGCGCTTCCTGAAGGCCTACGCCGCCGCCCTGGGGGAAGACAGCCCCCTCACCGACGGAGAGCGCCGCGACGCCTCCGGAAAACGCCGCCGCGCCCGGGCCGAAATCCGCCGCGTCGAACTGCTCAAAGCCTGCAGGAATCTCGGGGTATTGGACCAGTTGCTGTGGATCAAGGGGGCGATTCGCGGCGGGGGCGCGCGCTGA
- a CDS encoding ABC transporter ATP-binding protein: MEYCIETEALTKLYGEFRAVDGLCLRVEKGCFYGFLGPNGAGKSTTIKMLTGITLPSSGSARLLGLDLARRGLEIKRRIGVVPEDLGLFDHLTAREYLGFVGRMHGLPKEVVLRRSGELLDLLGLAEAEKTLTLEYSHGMRKKLAFAAAILHDPELLFLDEPFEGIDAISSRTIRQVLDQIRRRGASIFLTSHILEIVERLCTHVGIIQSGRLVSQGTLEELTRDRSLEEAFLAAAESPANGQASLSWLGS; the protein is encoded by the coding sequence ATGGAATACTGCATCGAAACGGAGGCCCTGACGAAGCTGTACGGGGAGTTCCGCGCGGTGGACGGGTTGTGCCTGCGCGTGGAGAAGGGGTGTTTCTACGGGTTTCTGGGGCCGAACGGGGCGGGGAAGTCCACGACGATCAAGATGCTGACGGGGATCACGCTGCCGAGTTCGGGGTCGGCGCGGCTGCTGGGGCTGGACCTGGCGCGGCGGGGGCTGGAGATCAAGCGGCGGATCGGCGTGGTTCCGGAGGATTTGGGGCTGTTCGACCACCTGACGGCGCGGGAGTATCTGGGGTTCGTCGGCCGGATGCACGGGCTGCCGAAGGAGGTGGTCCTGCGGCGTTCGGGGGAGCTGCTGGACCTGCTGGGGCTGGCGGAGGCGGAGAAGACGCTGACGCTGGAGTACTCGCACGGGATGCGGAAGAAGCTGGCCTTTGCCGCGGCGATCCTGCACGACCCGGAGCTGCTGTTCCTGGACGAGCCCTTTGAGGGGATTGACGCGATCTCCTCGCGGACGATCCGGCAGGTGCTGGACCAGATCCGCCGGCGGGGGGCCTCGATCTTCCTGACGTCGCACATTCTGGAGATTGTGGAGCGGCTCTGCACGCATGTGGGGATCATCCAGTCGGGCCGCCTCGTGAGCCAGGGCACGCTGGAGGAGCTGACGCGGGACCGGTCGCTGGAGGAGGCCTTCCTGGCGGCGGCGGAGAGTCCGGCCAACGGACAGGCCAGCCTGTCCTGGCTGGGTTCGTGA